From the ANME-2 cluster archaeon genome, one window contains:
- a CDS encoding type II toxin-antitoxin system VapC family toxin, translating into MYILSYQIIISISWKIIIMYMNLRNLTLYLESTIPSYLTARPSRDLIVAAHQQITYEWWQQVRPNFDIYISEAVLDEISAGDSDAASRRLAIVKDIPILALSEEVESLAIEYQKELGLPYSAQLDVVHLACAVVYELDYLLTWNCKHIANGVIIQRLNNVNTTLGRKTPVIITPEEILEMPEGGK; encoded by the coding sequence TTGTATATCTTAAGTTATCAGATAATTATTTCTATATCATGGAAGATAATCATCATGTACATGAATTTAAGAAATCTGACATTATATTTAGAATCAACAATTCCAAGCTACCTTACAGCACGCCCAAGCCGAGACTTGATTGTGGCTGCTCATCAGCAAATTACTTATGAGTGGTGGCAGCAAGTTCGTCCCAACTTTGATATCTACATTTCCGAAGCAGTTTTAGATGAGATAAGTGCCGGAGATTCTGATGCTGCATCGCGACGTTTAGCTATTGTAAAGGATATCCCGATTTTAGCGTTAAGTGAAGAGGTAGAATCCTTAGCCATAGAGTATCAGAAAGAACTTGGCTTACCATACTCAGCACAGTTGGATGTAGTGCACTTGGCATGTGCAGTAGTATATGAGCTGGATTATTTGCTTACTTGGAATTGTAAACATATTGCAAATGGTGTGATTATTCAGCGCCTCAATAATGTCAATACCACGCTTGGCCGCAAGACACCAGTTATCATTACACCGGAGGAGATTCTAGAGATGCCGGAAGGAGGAAAATAA